CGATTGTCCTGGACGGGGATCGAGTGATTGGATCAGCGCCAGTGCTTCTTTCAGTACCTCTTCTTTCAGGCGCGTGATGCGGATTAAACTGCGGAAATCATGGTTGGCTAACAGATCGAGATGATCGCTGACGATCAGGCGCGCTTCGGTCAGGCGTGGCGTGTCGTCGGCAAATTGGGAAAGCTGCACCAGCAGGCAATCACGCAGATCGCGAGCGGCAACGCCAACGGGATCGAAGCGCTGCACGCGTTTGAGTACGGCTTCAACTTCTTCCAGCGTCACGTCGTCGTCACCGATGCTCTCAAGAATGTCCTGCAGCGGTACTGTCAGGTAACCGGTGTTGTCCACCGCATCGACGATAGAGGTCGCGATAGCCGCATCGGTGTCGGAAAACGGCGTCAGCTCAACTTGCCACATCAGGTAATCCTGAAGCGTTTGCGTGGTTTCACCTTGATAAATCGGCAGTTCTTCATCGCGATAGTCGGTGCCAGTGCCTGACGGTGTGCCTGCGGAGTAAATTTCATCCCAGGTGGCATCGAGCGGCAATTCTTCTGGCATGTCCCTTTGTTCAAGGGCTTCACCGGTATCCAGTGAATCGCTGTCTGCCTTTTCAAATGACTCGATTTCGTCGTGCTGATCCGTTTGTTCGAGCAACGGATTACTTTCTAACGCCAGTTGAATCTCCTGTTGCAATTCAAGCGTGGACAGTTGCAACAGGCGGATCGCCTGTTGGAGCTGTGGAGTCATGGCCAGTTGCTGGCTAAGCCTGAGTTGCAAACCTTGCTTCATAAATCGCGCTAACGTCCCATAAGTACTGCAAAGAGAAGATATTACCCTATCAGAGTCGGAAGCCTTCGCCCAGATAGACGCGTTTCACTTGTTCATCGGCCAGAATATCGGTCGGTGAACCGTGGGCGATCAGGTTACCCTGACTCACGATGTAGGCTCGTTCACAAACATCAAGCGTTTCGCGGACGTTATGATCGGTAATCAACACGCCAAGCCCGCTGTCACGCAGATGCTCAATGATTTTTTTAATATCCAGTACGGAGATCGGGTCTACGCCTGCAAACGGTTCATCCAGCAGGATGAACTTCGGATTCGCTGCCAGCGCACGCGCAATCTCTACGCGGCGTCTTTCTCCACCGGACAGCGATTGTCCCAGACTATCGCGCAAATGAATAATATGGAATTCTTCCATTAGCTCATTGGCACGATCTTCCTGCTGTTCGGTCGTCAGATCTTTACGGATCTGTAATACCGCCATCAGGTTGTCATAGACGCTTAAGCGCCGAAAAATAGAGGCTTCCTGCGGCAGATAGCCGATGCCGCGCAGGGCGCGTTCGTGCAGGGGAAGCAGGCTGATGTCATTGTCGTCAATGACGATGCGGCCTTCATCACGCGGGACGATGCCTACGACCATGTAGAACGTTGTCGTTTTGCCGGCCCCATTCGGTCCGAGCAGGCCGACGATTTCACCAGAATTAACAGTGAGGCTGACGTTTTCCACGACTTTACGGCCTTTGTACGCCTTGGCTAGATTTTCTGCGGTTAGTGTTGCCATAACTTATTCAGTGACCCGTGGTTGCGATTGCTGAGAACGAGAAGGCTGGTTCTTGTTCTCTTTCTCCTGAAGCTGAGAAGGGACCAACACCGTCGTCACGCGTTTTCCTTTGTCGCTGGTCGCTTCCATCTGCTGCTGTTTCACCAGATAAGTGATGCGATCGCCTTTGACATTGCTGTCCTGCTGTTCCAGATAGGCATTGCCTGTCAGCACCAGAAAGTCGGTGGCCAGCTCGTAGCGGATTTTCTGCGCACGCCCTTTTACCGGTTTGCCGTTGTCCTGCATCTGGTAGAACGTCACGGGGTTGCCGTAACCTTCGACCACTTCGCTGCCTTGCGTGCCCTGTGGACGCGTCACGACGACTTTGTCGGCTTTCACTTCAATCGTCCCTTGCTTCACGACAACATTGCCAGTGAACGTCACCGTGTTGCCCTGCATGTCCAGAGATTGCTGCGCTGAATCAATGTGAATAGGCTGATTGCTATCGCCCGTTACAGCAAAGGTGGAAACGCTGACGGCGAACAGCGAGCTGGCGATCAGGGTGTTACGCATCAGATTATTGGTTTTGGATTTCATAAGAGGTTTTTACCTTTTCGATCAACTCGGCCGTTTTGTTACGCAGATTTCCGCGCATTTTCATTCCGCTTGAGGTAAAGCTGGCACCGTACAGGGTCACTTCATCATCGGAAGCGATGTCCTGCGTGACCAGATTCACCTGGGCATTATTCGTTGTGATGCGCTGAAGCTGTGCGTCTTTCGCCAGGCTATTCACCTCGACGTTGCCGTACAGATAGAGCATCTTGTCTTTTGTCAGCTTGGCGCGATCGGCGCGGACTGACCAAGTTGCCGTGCCTTGCTCATTGAACAGCGTAGCAACAGGCGTGGTAAACCAGCTCAACTGCTCGTCGTTGAAATACTCCGCTTTTTCCGAAACCAGTCTGTAGCTCAGCTTACCCGCAGGGCTGTATACCTGCGTGTTGGTCTTTTCGCTGGTATAAACCGGCACGGCGGGGTCGTTTGCATCCGGTGCTGCTACCGTGTCGTCATCTGCAATATTCCAGCCGATGAGGATAAGCACCAATAGGGCCAGAAAAGCGGTGAGCCAACGCTTGGTTTTGCTCATATTGACAGCCCTCTGGCATGCTCCAGTTTGTCCTGCGAGAACAGAATCAAATCACACAGCTCACGCACTGCGCCACGACCTCCCGCAATGCGGGTGACATAATCTGCGCGTGGTAACAGCAGCGGATGGGCGTCTGCCACGGCAACACTCAGCCCGACCTGCGCCATCACTGGCCAGTCGATCATATCGTCGCCGATATATGCCACCTGATTTGCTGTTACTGACAGTTTATCCAAGAGATCGTTGAAGGCCAAAACCTTATCCGATTGCCCTTGATAAAGATGGTTAATGCCCAGTGTCTTACACCGATCTTCCAGCAGTTTTGCTGAACGACCGGTAATGATGGCAACCTCAATATCGGACGTCAGCAAACAGCGAATACCATAACCGTCGCGGACGTTAAAGGCTTTCAGCTCCTCGCCGTGGTTGCCCATATAAATCAGACCATCGGACATCACGCCGTCAACGTCGCAAATTAACAGGCGAACCTCACGGGCTTTATCCAGTACCTGTTGATCGACAGGCCCATAGCAGGTATCGGTTTGCGCCCTGACTTCACTCATTCACTATTATCCTTTCTTTTTAAACCACGCCAGCCCGCAGCATATCGTGCATATGGACGATCCCGACCAGACGATCGTTTTCTGCCACCAGCACTGAGGTGATGTGGCGCGACTGCATCAGGTTAAGCGCATCCACCGCCAGCGTTTGCGGTGCGACCCGGATGCCGCCCGCGGTCATCACATCAGCAATGCGCGCGCTGTTCAAGTCAATATTCATGTCGAAGATGCGGCGCAGGTCACCATCGGTAAAGATGCCCTGAATTTTCATATCCGCTTCGCAGATTACCGTCATACCCAGATTTTTGCGCGTAATTTCCACCAGCGCATCACGTAATGAGGCATCGTGTGGGACATGGGGAATCTCGTCGCCCGAATGCATGATATCGCTGACGCGCAGTAAAAGTTTGCGGCCGAGTGCGCCACCGGGGTGAGAAAGGGCGAAATCTTCGGCAGTAAAGCCGCGCGCCTGTAACAAGGCTACTGCCAGCGCATCTCCCATGACCAGCGTCGCAGTCGTGCTGGTGGTGGGGGCCAGACCGAGCGGGCAGGCTTCCTGCGGGACGTGAACGCACAGGTGAATATCCGCCGCTTTACCCATCGTACTTTCCGGTGCGCTGGTCATGCAAATCAGGAACACGTTTTGGCGTTTCAGAACGGGAATCAACGACAGAATTTCATGGGACTCGCCCGAGTTGGAAATCGCGATCACGATATCGTGCGGCGTCACCATGCCGAGATCACCGTGGCTGGCTTCGCCCGGATGAACAAAAAAGGCAGGCGTACCGGTGCTGGCGAAGGTCGCAGCAATCTTGCAGCCGATGTGGCCGGATTTGCCCATTCCCATCACCACCACTTTGCCCTGGCAATCGAATATCTTCTTGCAGGCGAGGGTAAAATTGTCATCAATGTACTGGTCTAATTGCGCAAGCCCATCGCGTTCGATACTCAGTACCTGCTTGCCCGCCTGCTGGAAATCGAAATCTGCTGGTAGTTCATGAGCCTTTTGTTGTCGCGTGTGATCGGCTTGTGGTGCATGATCGGATAGTGCACGGTCAGACTGCTGTTTTAGATGAGCATCTTGTTCAAACTGTGACATACCAATAGTCCTGATTATGATGGAAAACAAAACTTCTTATGAAAAGCAAAACTGCTTATGAAAAGCAAAATAGGGCCGCCAGATAGGCGATAAACGCACCGCATAATAATGCGCCTGCGCCCTGTCCTATACGGCGTTTTTTGCTGAGGCACAGCGCGGTTAACAGTACGCTTGCCGCCAGCATGACCCAATAGTCGCGCTGAAAAGCCTGAGGATTCAGTGCGCCCGGCGAGAGCAAAGCAGGTACGCCCATAACAATCGCGATATTAAAAATGTTCGAGCCAATCAGGTTGCCCAGCGCGATATCATCTTCTTTCTTCAACGTCCCGACGATAGCGGTAGCAAGCTCAGGCAGGCTGGTGCCAATCGCCAATATGGTCAGCCCGATGGTCAGTTCGCTGACATCGAAGTAGCGTGCAATGACGGTAGCGTTATCCACCACCATGCGGGCAGCCATGGGTAAAATAATCATGCCGAGAATCAGCCACAGCACGGCGGCCATCTGGCTGCTGTCATCCTGCGGGAGTTCTGCTAGCTGTTCACGTGTCAGGCTATCGCCGCCTTCCCGCTGCGCCTGTTGTGCCATGCGGAGTATCAGCACCAGACACAGAATGGCGGCTACAAGCAACATTGTGCCGTCGGTGCGGCTCAGGTAGCTATCATGCAGTAAAACGCCACACAATAAAGTGACGGACAACATGAGCGGCAATTCCCAGCGTAGGATGGTTGAATGTACCGTTAGCGGGCGAATGAGCGCCGCGCTGCCGAGAATGAGTAAAATATTGGTGATATTGGAACCCAGAACATTACCGACGGCCATGTCGCTCTGATCGTTCAAAGCCGCAGTAACCGAAACGATGAGCTCGGGTAGCGAGGTGCCAAAGCCGACAATGGTGATGCCAATGACGAAAGGCGGTAAGCCAAGAGAACGCGCAAGCACGGCGGCACCATAGACAAGACGATCGGCACCGTAAACCAGTAAGAGCAAACCAACGAACAAGAGTAGTGTTGCAAAAAGCATGCAGCGTCCTTTAATAGGATATATACCCGTCATACTTCAAGCTGCATGTGCGTTGGCTATACTCGCTCACCTCAGTCACTTACTGGTGTAAGCTCCTGAGGATTCACTGCGCCGCCGCCTTCCTGCAACTCGAATTATTTAGTGTATAATCACCGGCCTGTTGTCGAATAAGTCAGTATTTCTGGGCGACTTTCGCACAAAAAGCATTTTCTGTGATGAGTGCTAATTCTGACGGTGCTTGGCGAAAAAGTAAAACCTGTCGCGATAAGTAAAACCCAGTAACGGTTTGTGCCGCCATTTTGGACAAGAACTTACGGTAAGTTTTTGTAAAACTCGCACCTTGATGAAAGCCAGCCGTTAGGCTGGAGTGAAAAGACCTCTTTATGAGCGTACTGATGGGTAAGGAATGGAAATAATGAACCATGAGGCAACTAATCTGGTCGAGATCCGTGGTCTTAGCTTTCGGCGCGGAGAGCGAGAGATTTTTACGGACATCACGCTGAATGTGCCTAAAGGCAAGGTCACCGCGATTATGGGGCCTTCCGGTATCGGTAAAACCACGCTGTTGCGCCTGATTGGCGGACAGCTACCGCCAGACAGCGGCGAAATCTGGTTTGATGGCGAGAATATCCCGACGCTGTCGCGCAGCGAGCTGTACAACGCACGCAAGAAAATGAGCATGTTGTTTCAGTCCGGTGCGTTATTCACCGATTTGAACGTGTTTGATAATGTCGCCTGGCCGCTACGTGAACATACCAAACTGCCGGAAGAACTGTTGCGTAGCATCGTCATGATGAAATTGGAGGCTGTGGGACTACGCGGCGCGGCGAAACTGATGCCAGCGGAGCTTTCCGGCGGCATGGCGCGGCGTGCGGCGTTGGCGAGAGCCATCGCGCTCGACCCACAGCTGATTATGTTTGATGAGCCTTTTGTCGGGCAAGACCCGATTACGCTCGGGACACTGGTGAAGCTTATCGACGAGTTGAATCATGCATTGGGCGTGACCTGCATTGTGGTTTCTCACGATGTACCAGAGGTGATGAGCATTGCCGATTACGCGTATATCGTGGCCGATAAGCGGGTGATCGGAGAAGGGACTGCAGATCAACTGAGGGCAAATAATGACCCGCAGGTTCGTCAGTTCCTGGATGGTATCGCCGACGGGCCAGTGCCTTTCCGTTTTCCGGCTGGTGACTATAAAACGTCGCTGCTAGGTTCAGGGGGTTAACGTAGTCATGTTATTACGGACGTTGGCGTCGTTGGGGCGTCAGGGAATCTCCACCAGCGCCTCGTTTGGGCGTGCCGGGCTGATGCTGTTTAATGCCTTGGTGGGTAAACCCGAATTCAGAAAACAGTGGCCGCTGTTGGTGAAACAGCTTTACAGCGTTGGCGTGCAGTCGCTGCTGATCATCATGGTTTCCGGTCTGTTCATCGGCATGGTGCTGGGGTTACAGGGCTATCTCATCCTGACGACTTACAGCGCTGAGGCCAGCCTAGGCATGATGGTGGCGCTGTCGCTGCTGCGTGAACTTGGTCCGGTGGTGACGGCACTGCTGTTCGCCGGGCGTGCGGGTTCCGCGCTGACGGCGGAAATTGGCCTGATGAAGGCGACAGAACAGCTCTCCAGCATGGAGATGATGGCGGTTGACCCGCTGCGCCGCGTTGTCGCACCGCGCTTCTGGGCGGGGTTAATCAGCATGCCGCTGCTGGCGGTAATTTTTGTCGCGGTGGGCATTTGGGGCGGCGCGCTGGTCGGTGTGGACTGGAAAGGCATCGACAGTGGGTTCTTCTGGTCTGCCATGCAGGGCGCGGTTGACTGGCGTCAGGATGTCTTGAACTGCGTGATTAAAAGTATCGTATTTGCGATTACCGTGACCTGGATTGCACTGTTTAACGGCTATGACGCGATCCCGACCTCTGAAGGGATCAGCCGTGCAACGACCCGAACCGTCGTGCACTCGTCGTTAGCGGTACTGGGATTGGATTTTGTGCTGACAGCACTGATGTTTGGGAACTGAGTCGATGCAAACAAAGAAAACTGAAGTCTGGGTTGGTGTGTTTATGTTGATCGCGCTGGCTGCCATCCTCTTTTTATGCCTGAAAGTCGCCGATCTCAAATCGATCGGTAGCGAGCCGACGTACCGCTTGTATGCGACGTTTGACAACATTGGCGGGTTAAAATCGCGTTCTCCGATCAGAATTGGCGGCGTGGTGGTTGGCCGCGTAGCGGATATTTCGCTGGACGAGAAAACGTACCTGCCACGCGTGGCGATGGATATTCAGCAGCGCTACGATCATATTCCTGATACCAGCTCTCTGGCCATTCGTACCTCCGGCTTGCTGGGCGAACAGTATCTGGCGCTGAACATTGGGTTTGAAGATGAGGAAATGGGCACCGCGATTCTGAAAGACGGAGGTGTGATTCAGGACACCAAGTCTGCAATGGTGCTTGAAGACCTCATCGGCCAATTCCTATATAAGAGCGGTAGCAATAGCGAAGATAATGCCAGTCAATCGGGTACGGAACCGGGTGGCAATCCTGCGGCAACCCCTGAACACAACAACGAACCTGTTCCTTCACATCCATAAGAGGATATCTGCATGTTTAAACGTTTACTGATGGTGGCTTTACTGGTGGTCGCGCCATTAGCCAACGCGGCGGATCAAACGAATCCCTACAGTTTAATGAATGAAGCGGCGGAAAAAACGTTTAACCGCTTGAAGAACGAACAGCCAAAGATCAAACAAAATCCTGACTATCTGCGTACTATCGTACGTGAAGAGCTGCTGCCGTATGTTCAGGTGAGATACGCTGGTGCGCTGGTGTTGGGGCGTTACTACAAAGACTCGACACCGGCACAGCGTGATGCCTATTTCAAAGCGTTTGAAGCCTATTTGGAACAGGCCTACGGGCAGGCTTTGGCGATGTATAACGGGCAAACCTATCAGATTGTGTCGGGACAGCCGCTGGGCAATACTGATATCGTTTCCATTCGGGTGAACATTGTTGATAACAGCGGCCGCCCTCCGGTACGTCTGGATTTCCAATGGCGTAAGAACAGCCAAACTGGCCACTGGCAGGCGTTCGACATGATTGCCGAGGGTGTCAGTATGATCACCACTAAACAGAACGAGTGGGCGGCAGTACTGCGTCAGAACGGCGTGGATGGCCTGACTAAACAGCTGGAATCCTCGGCGAAGCAGACCATCACGTTGGATCAGAAAAAGTAATTTGGGTACGAACATGGCGAACGCATTGAACTGGCAGGCACAGGACTCCACGCTGGCGTTAACGGGCGATCTGGATCGAGAAACGCTGTTACCGTTCTGGCAGCAGCGTGAATCGTTGCTGGCGGGTAAAACGACGCTGGATGTGTCTGGATTAAACCGCGTTGATTCTGCCGGGTTAGCATTGCTGATGCACGTTTATCAGCAGCCGCCTTCAGGCGGAGAGATAACGATTGTCGGTGCCAGCGATCGGCTAAAAACGCTCATTGCGCTCTATAACCTGAATGAAATCATTCCTGTGTCTTAAACGGTAACGCGGGTTACCGGATTCGCCCCTTTAGGCATCGTCTGAAGGGGCGTATTCTTTGTTTAAGATAGCGTCATATTCATCTAAGATACCTCCCTGTAAATCATCTCCCCCTGACATAGAAATCGAGAGCGATGGAAAATAACGAAATTAAAGACGTGCTGATGAACGCATTGGCACTGGAAGAAGCCCATGTTTCTGGTGATGGCAGCCATTTTCAGGTCATCGTAGTGGGCGGACTTTTTGCTGGAATGAGCCGAGTCAAAAAACAGCAGGCTGTTTATGCGCCGCTGATGGAGTACATCGCGGATAACCGTATTCATGCGCTGTCGATCAAGGCTTATACGCCTGAAGAGTGGCAACGCGACCGTAAACTGAACGGCTTCTAAGTATTGTTCCCCGTGCGAGTGGGAATAAACTGCCAGTATCAGTGTGACGACACATTGAATTAAGACATCGAGATACAAAGACTATGGATAAATTTCGTGTTCAGGGCCCAACCCGTTTAGCGGGGGAAGTGACCATTTCCGGCGCCAAGAATGCTGCGTTGCCCATCCTGTTCGCTGCGTTACTCGCAGAAGAGCCGGTAGAAATTCAGAACGTACCGAAACTACGCGATATTGATACCACCATGAAGTTGCTGGGTCAGTTGGGTGCGCGCGTTGAGCGTAACGGTTCCGTCCATGTGGATGCCAGCGAGGTAAACGTGTTCTGCGCGCCGTACGATCTGGTGAAAACCATGCGCGCCTCTATTTGGGCTTTAGGGCCGCTGGTGGCGCGTTTTGGTCAAGGTCAGGTCTCACTGCCCGGCGGCTGTGCGATTGGCGCGCGTCCGGTAGATTTGCACATTTACGGCCTTGAGCAGCTCGGTGCGCAGATCGTACTGGAAGAAGGCTATGTCAAAGCAACGGTTGATGGCCGCCTGAAAGGTGCGCACATCGTGATGGACAAAGTGAGCGTGGGTGCCACGGTCACCATCATGAGTGCGGCGACGCTGGCGGAAGGCACTACGATTATTGAGAACGCCGCGCGTGAACCAGAGATTGTCGATACGGCAAACTTCCTGAATACGCTGGGTGCGAAAATCAGCGGCGCAGGCACGGATAAAATCACCATTGAAGGTGTTGCGCGTCTGGGCGGCGGTGTCTACCGCGTGGTGCCTGACCGTATTGAAACCGGGACATTCCTGGTCGCGGCTGCGGTATCTCGCGGTCAGATTATGTGTCGTAATACCCGTCCTGATACGCTTGATGCGGTATTGGCGAAGCTGCGCGAAGCGGGCGCGGAGATCGAAATTGGCGAAGACTGGATCAGCCTGGATATGCACGGTAAGCGTCCAAAAGCGGTTACCGTTCGTACTTCACCGCATCCGGGGTTCCCGACCGATATGCAGGCGCAGTTCAGCCTGCTGAATCTGGTCGCGGAAGGGACCGGTGTGATTACCGAGACCATCTTCGAAAACCGCTTCATGCATGTACCTGAGCTTATCCGTATGGGCGCGCAGGCGGAAATTGAGAGCAATACGGTGATTTGCCACGGCGTGGATAAGCTGTCTGGTGCGCAGGTGATGGCGACCGACTTACGTGCGTCAGCCAGTCTGGTGTTAGCCGGTTGTATCGCAGAAGGTGTGACGATAGTGGATCGTATTTATCACATCGATCGTGGCTATGACCGCATCGAAGATAAGCTGCGTGCGTTAGGTGCGAATATCGAGCGCGTTAAAGAGCACGAGTAAGTGTTTCAGCTGCTTCATCTTCACAATTAGGTTTGCCAGCCGGGTGGGTTCCCACCCGGTTTCTTGTTTACCTGCTGATGTGACTCTATCGACCGACCTGACATGCCGTTATTGGGTAGGAAATTCCTGAATCGTCATTTGCAGCGTGACTTGATTTTTATCACGCACAATCGTGACTGGAATGACAGTGCCGGGACGTATTTCCGAAACCTGTTCCATCGTTTCAATAATCGAGCGCGCAGGCTTATTGTTCACGCTAACGATGACGTCTTCGACACGAATACCTGCTTTATCCGCCGGTCCACCGGGGTCGATAGTCTGAACGAGAATCCCGCTTAACCGATCCTGCGCATCACGATTGTTGGTCAGCGTGCTGTTCTCAAT
This genomic interval from Pectobacterium aquaticum contains the following:
- the rpoN gene encoding RNA polymerase factor sigma-54, yielding MKQGLQLRLSQQLAMTPQLQQAIRLLQLSTLELQQEIQLALESNPLLEQTDQHDEIESFEKADSDSLDTGEALEQRDMPEELPLDATWDEIYSAGTPSGTGTDYRDEELPIYQGETTQTLQDYLMWQVELTPFSDTDAAIATSIVDAVDNTGYLTVPLQDILESIGDDDVTLEEVEAVLKRVQRFDPVGVAARDLRDCLLVQLSQFADDTPRLTEARLIVSDHLDLLANHDFRSLIRITRLKEEVLKEALALIQSLDPRPGQSINTGESEYVIPDVLVRKVQGIWTVELNTDSVPRLQINQQYAALGNSARNDSDGQFIRSNLQEARWLIKSLESRNDTLLKVTRCIVEQQQDFFDQGEEFMKPMVLADIAQAVDMHESTISRVTTQKFLHSPRGIFELKYFFSSHVNTDSGGEASSTAIRALVKKLIAAENPVKPLSDSKLTALLSEQGIIVARRTVAKYRESLSIPPSNQRKQLI
- the lptB gene encoding LPS export ABC transporter ATP-binding protein gives rise to the protein MATLTAENLAKAYKGRKVVENVSLTVNSGEIVGLLGPNGAGKTTTFYMVVGIVPRDEGRIVIDDNDISLLPLHERALRGIGYLPQEASIFRRLSVYDNLMAVLQIRKDLTTEQQEDRANELMEEFHIIHLRDSLGQSLSGGERRRVEIARALAANPKFILLDEPFAGVDPISVLDIKKIIEHLRDSGLGVLITDHNVRETLDVCERAYIVSQGNLIAHGSPTDILADEQVKRVYLGEGFRL
- the lptA gene encoding lipopolysaccharide ABC transporter substrate-binding protein LptA, coding for MKSKTNNLMRNTLIASSLFAVSVSTFAVTGDSNQPIHIDSAQQSLDMQGNTVTFTGNVVVKQGTIEVKADKVVVTRPQGTQGSEVVEGYGNPVTFYQMQDNGKPVKGRAQKIRYELATDFLVLTGNAYLEQQDSNVKGDRITYLVKQQQMEATSDKGKRVTTVLVPSQLQEKENKNQPSRSQQSQPRVTE
- the lptC gene encoding LPS export ABC transporter periplasmic protein LptC; translation: MSKTKRWLTAFLALLVLILIGWNIADDDTVAAPDANDPAVPVYTSEKTNTQVYSPAGKLSYRLVSEKAEYFNDEQLSWFTTPVATLFNEQGTATWSVRADRAKLTKDKMLYLYGNVEVNSLAKDAQLQRITTNNAQVNLVTQDIASDDEVTLYGASFTSSGMKMRGNLRNKTAELIEKVKTSYEIQNQ
- the kdsC gene encoding 3-deoxy-manno-octulosonate-8-phosphatase KdsC yields the protein MSEVRAQTDTCYGPVDQQVLDKAREVRLLICDVDGVMSDGLIYMGNHGEELKAFNVRDGYGIRCLLTSDIEVAIITGRSAKLLEDRCKTLGINHLYQGQSDKVLAFNDLLDKLSVTANQVAYIGDDMIDWPVMAQVGLSVAVADAHPLLLPRADYVTRIAGGRGAVRELCDLILFSQDKLEHARGLSI
- the kdsD gene encoding arabinose-5-phosphate isomerase KdsD, with the translated sequence MSQFEQDAHLKQQSDRALSDHAPQADHTRQQKAHELPADFDFQQAGKQVLSIERDGLAQLDQYIDDNFTLACKKIFDCQGKVVVMGMGKSGHIGCKIAATFASTGTPAFFVHPGEASHGDLGMVTPHDIVIAISNSGESHEILSLIPVLKRQNVFLICMTSAPESTMGKAADIHLCVHVPQEACPLGLAPTTSTTATLVMGDALAVALLQARGFTAEDFALSHPGGALGRKLLLRVSDIMHSGDEIPHVPHDASLRDALVEITRKNLGMTVICEADMKIQGIFTDGDLRRIFDMNIDLNSARIADVMTAGGIRVAPQTLAVDALNLMQSRHITSVLVAENDRLVGIVHMHDMLRAGVV
- a CDS encoding calcium/sodium antiporter, with the translated sequence MLFATLLLFVGLLLLVYGADRLVYGAAVLARSLGLPPFVIGITIVGFGTSLPELIVSVTAALNDQSDMAVGNVLGSNITNILLILGSAALIRPLTVHSTILRWELPLMLSVTLLCGVLLHDSYLSRTDGTMLLVAAILCLVLILRMAQQAQREGGDSLTREQLAELPQDDSSQMAAVLWLILGMIILPMAARMVVDNATVIARYFDVSELTIGLTILAIGTSLPELATAIVGTLKKEDDIALGNLIGSNIFNIAIVMGVPALLSPGALNPQAFQRDYWVMLAASVLLTALCLSKKRRIGQGAGALLCGAFIAYLAALFCFS
- the mlaF gene encoding phospholipid ABC transporter ATP-binding protein MlaF encodes the protein MNHEATNLVEIRGLSFRRGEREIFTDITLNVPKGKVTAIMGPSGIGKTTLLRLIGGQLPPDSGEIWFDGENIPTLSRSELYNARKKMSMLFQSGALFTDLNVFDNVAWPLREHTKLPEELLRSIVMMKLEAVGLRGAAKLMPAELSGGMARRAALARAIALDPQLIMFDEPFVGQDPITLGTLVKLIDELNHALGVTCIVVSHDVPEVMSIADYAYIVADKRVIGEGTADQLRANNDPQVRQFLDGIADGPVPFRFPAGDYKTSLLGSGG
- the mlaE gene encoding lipid asymmetry maintenance ABC transporter permease subunit MlaE, giving the protein MLLRTLASLGRQGISTSASFGRAGLMLFNALVGKPEFRKQWPLLVKQLYSVGVQSLLIIMVSGLFIGMVLGLQGYLILTTYSAEASLGMMVALSLLRELGPVVTALLFAGRAGSALTAEIGLMKATEQLSSMEMMAVDPLRRVVAPRFWAGLISMPLLAVIFVAVGIWGGALVGVDWKGIDSGFFWSAMQGAVDWRQDVLNCVIKSIVFAITVTWIALFNGYDAIPTSEGISRATTRTVVHSSLAVLGLDFVLTALMFGN
- the mlaD gene encoding outer membrane lipid asymmetry maintenance protein MlaD, with the translated sequence MQTKKTEVWVGVFMLIALAAILFLCLKVADLKSIGSEPTYRLYATFDNIGGLKSRSPIRIGGVVVGRVADISLDEKTYLPRVAMDIQQRYDHIPDTSSLAIRTSGLLGEQYLALNIGFEDEEMGTAILKDGGVIQDTKSAMVLEDLIGQFLYKSGSNSEDNASQSGTEPGGNPAATPEHNNEPVPSHP
- the mlaC gene encoding phospholipid-binding protein MlaC; amino-acid sequence: MFKRLLMVALLVVAPLANAADQTNPYSLMNEAAEKTFNRLKNEQPKIKQNPDYLRTIVREELLPYVQVRYAGALVLGRYYKDSTPAQRDAYFKAFEAYLEQAYGQALAMYNGQTYQIVSGQPLGNTDIVSIRVNIVDNSGRPPVRLDFQWRKNSQTGHWQAFDMIAEGVSMITTKQNEWAAVLRQNGVDGLTKQLESSAKQTITLDQKK
- the mlaB gene encoding lipid asymmetry maintenance protein MlaB, which codes for MANALNWQAQDSTLALTGDLDRETLLPFWQQRESLLAGKTTLDVSGLNRVDSAGLALLMHVYQQPPSGGEITIVGASDRLKTLIALYNLNEIIPVS
- the ibaG gene encoding BolA family iron metabolism protein IbaG, with the translated sequence MENNEIKDVLMNALALEEAHVSGDGSHFQVIVVGGLFAGMSRVKKQQAVYAPLMEYIADNRIHALSIKAYTPEEWQRDRKLNGF
- the murA gene encoding UDP-N-acetylglucosamine 1-carboxyvinyltransferase, which codes for MDKFRVQGPTRLAGEVTISGAKNAALPILFAALLAEEPVEIQNVPKLRDIDTTMKLLGQLGARVERNGSVHVDASEVNVFCAPYDLVKTMRASIWALGPLVARFGQGQVSLPGGCAIGARPVDLHIYGLEQLGAQIVLEEGYVKATVDGRLKGAHIVMDKVSVGATVTIMSAATLAEGTTIIENAAREPEIVDTANFLNTLGAKISGAGTDKITIEGVARLGGGVYRVVPDRIETGTFLVAAAVSRGQIMCRNTRPDTLDAVLAKLREAGAEIEIGEDWISLDMHGKRPKAVTVRTSPHPGFPTDMQAQFSLLNLVAEGTGVITETIFENRFMHVPELIRMGAQAEIESNTVICHGVDKLSGAQVMATDLRASASLVLAGCIAEGVTIVDRIYHIDRGYDRIEDKLRALGANIERVKEHE